Sequence from the Mesorhizobium sp. PAMC28654 genome:
TAGAGCTGGTTGAGCAGCTCATCCTTGCTGGCGAAATAATTGAAGAGCGTGCCTTCGGCGAGGCCGGCATCCCTGGCGATCCTGGCCGTGGGCGCGCCGGTCCCTTGCGTCGCCACCAAGGCGGCGGCCGAGGCCAGGATTGCCTGGCGCTTTTCTTCACTGAGGGGGCGGGCCATGCTCGATACCAATTTGAGTGAGCGATCACTCATTTATTGAGAGGTGCGGGTTTTGTCAAGTGCGCTCACCCATCCGAACCTGCCCAATGGTGGATGAGCAGCAGTTCGTCAGCGGCAAAAGTTGCACGCCGGCTCAATATGCCCGATCATGGCTGACAGCAGGGGAAGACATCAAGTGGCGGCCAATCGTCGAAACGGCATGGCGTCTCCGGGTCACGGCCTGGAGGACATTCTTTCGGCCGCCGGCCCCCAGCCGCGAACGTCATTGCCCAACGTGGCAACCATCGTCACGACGGTGGCGGCTCTGTATTTCGGGCGCGAGGTTTTCCTGCCGATCGCCATCGCGCTGCTGCTGACTTTCGCGCTCGCGCCCTTGGTTTCGGCGCTCAAACGGGTCGGCATGCCCCGGCTTCCCGCTGTCATCGTCAGCGTGTTCGGCGCTTTCGCGGCACTTGCCCTGTTCAGCTTCATTGTCGTCACGCAGGTCAGCGAACTGGCGCAGAATATCCCGGTCTACCAGACCAACATCCTGACCAAGATCCGTTCGCTCAAGGAAACCGGCGTCGGGGGAGGGATCATTGCCAGATTGAGCGGCGTGGTCGAGCGTGTCGGCCAGGAGATCGACAAGCAGGACGCCTCGCTGCCGGCCGCCACCGCTGACAAGCCGCAGCGTGAGCCGCTGCCCGTCGAGATCGTCTCGCGCGAAAAACCGCTCGAAGTTCTGCAGAACATAGTCGGCCCGCTGATCAGCCCGCTCGGATCGGCCGGACTGATTGTCATTGTTGTCATATTCATGCTGCTCGAACGGGAGGATTTGCGCGACCGCTTCATCCGGCTTGTCGGTTACGGTGACCTTCACCGCACCACCGAGGCGCTTCGGGATGCCGGCAAGCGGGTGGGCCGCTATCTGCTCATGCAATTGGTCGTCAACATCGTCTATGCCATACCGATCACGGTCGGCTTGTGGATACTCGGCATTCCGAATGCACTGCTGTGGGGACTGCTGGCGCTGGCGTTGCGTTTCGTCCCCTATATCGGGCCGGCTATCGGCATGCTGCTGCCGCTGTTCCTGGCGCTGGCCGTGGCGCCCGGCTGGTCGCTCGTCCTGTGGACGGCGGCCTTGTTCGTGGTGATGGAACTGGTCACCGGCAACGTGGTCGAACCCTGGCTTTATGGTTCGCGAACGGGGCTGTCGCCGCTGGCGATCATCGTCGCGGCCATCTTCTGGACGTGGCTCTGGGGGCCACTGGGACTGGTCCTGTCAACGCCGCTCACCGTCTGCCTGGTGGTGCTGGGCAGGCACGTGCCGCAGTTTGAATTCCTTGACGTGCTGTTCGGCAACGAGCCCGTGCTCGAACCCCATGCGCGGCTCTACCAGCGGCTGCTGGCTGGTGATCCGGACGAAGCAACCGACCACGCCGAGGAGATGCTGGAGGAGAAATACCTGGTCGAATTCTACGACAAGGTGGCCATTCCCGCACTTCTGCTGGGCGAGCGGGATCGTGTGCGCGGCGTGATGGGCGACCCGCAAAGACGGCAGGTCGCGGCCAGTGCCCTGACGCTGGTGGCCAACCTCGACGAGAACGCACAAGAGGAAGCGGACGAGGAGGATGGCCCAATCGTGACCGGGGAGGCGAGCGATGACGGCGATGCCGCTGGCGAGGATGAGGCCGACCTGCCCGATGGCACGGACATGTCGGTGCTTTGCGCCGGCGGGCGTGGCGAACTCGACGATGCCGCCGCCGCCATGCTGGCGCAGGTGCTGGAAGTCCAGGGCGCGACAGCGTCGAAGGCGGGCTTTGCCGATATGGAACCGTCAAGCATCCGCGGCCTTGAGCTCGACATGATCGACACTGTCGTGGTCGGCTTCCTGAACCGGGATTCCGTCAAGCACGCCCGGTTCCTGGTCCGGCGGCTGAAGCGCGCGAAGGCGGCGCTGCGGGTGGGGATCGTGTTCTGGTCGGAGGCCGGCAATGAAGACAAGGAAGCCGCCGCCAAGCTGGCCCAGGATATAAACGCCGATTTCGTGGCGCTTGGCATGGTGGACGCCGTGCTGGGCGCGCTGTCAAAAGAGCCGCCGGTTGCCCTCAAGCTCGTCGCCAAACGCCGCATGCGCCGCAAGCGGGCCGCGCCAAAGAAGGTTTCGGCGGTAGCCGCGAGCTAGGGTAAAAACCCGATCACTCGGAATGACCGGGTTGAGCCAAGGCGGACTCTCCAAGGTGAAAGCGCACATGACGGCTTTGCGCCATATCTTGGCCGCTTGACCGAGAAAATGACTTCGTTGGGCGATTTATTGACATCGCGAGCCGACCGACGGAGTGTCATGATACGCATCGCCAATGCACAAGAGAATGATTTCATGTTCCTAAGTCGTCGCATTGCCTTGAAATTCGTCGCTCTGCTCGGAGTTTCGATCGGTGCTTTCTGCGCTTCGACGGCATTCGCGGAAAGCGTCGATCCGGTACTCCAGAGCCTGATCAGCGGCCCTCAGCGCTCACAGGCTAACAGTGTGCGGGACAAATATCGCCATCCCGGCGAAGTGCTGACATTCTTTGGCGTGAAGCCTGACAGCGCCGTCGTCGAAATCCTTCCTGGCGCAGGTGGATATTGGACCGAGATCCTGGCGCCCTACCTGAAGCAAAACGGTCGCTATATCGCCGCGAATGGCGAGAAGGCCTCGCCTTCCGCTGACGTCCAGAAAGACAATGCGGCCCTGGCAGCCAAGCTTGCCGCCGATCCAGCCGACTACGACAAGGTCGAAGTCACCGAATTTGCCGCGGACAAGCATGCAATCGCGCCGCCAGGAAGCGCGGACTTCGTGCTGACCTTTCGAAACATCCATAACTGGATGAGTGCGGGCACGACCGCGGATGCTTTCGCCGCCTTCTATAAAGCACTGAAGCCTGGTGGCATTCTTGGAATCGAGGAGCACCGGGGCAAGCCGAACGAACCGCAAGATCCGCTCGCCAAGTCTGGCTATGTACGCCAGGACGTTGCGATCGGATTTGCGGAAGCGGCTGGTTTCAAATTTGTCGGTAGCTCCGAGGTCAACGCCAATCCGAAGGATACAAAGGATTATCCGGCCGGTGTTTGGACCTTGCCGCCAACTTTCAAGCTCGGCGCGCAAGATCACGCAAAGTACGCGGCCATAGGTGAGAGCGATCGCTTCATCCTGAAATTCCAAAAGCCGTAGGAACACTCCAATACTGGGGATTTGAGCACGAGCTTTTCGAAACCGCTTCGGCCCTTTTTCGGGGGCATGCTCTACCGGTCGATCGTCGCCATGGTGCGCTCTGGATAGCGCGGGCCGGAGATTTTTCCCGGCGCCAGCGCTTCGTCGAGCGCGGCCATCTCGGCGGCGTCGAGCTTCAGCGCGGTGGCGGCGACGTTCTCCTCCAGATACTTTCTGCGCTTGGTGCCGGGGATCGGCACGATGTCGACCGAGAAATCCGTGCCCTTGTGCAGCAGCCATGCCAGCGCGACCTGGCCGGGCTTGGCGCCCTTGGCCACCGCGATATCGCGCACCTTGGCGGCGGCCTCGACATTGGCGTCGTAATTGGCACCCTGGTAGCGCGGGTCGTGCCGGCGGTAGTCGCCCTCGGGATAGTCTTCCGCGCGCCTGACCTCGCCGGTCAGGAAGCCGCGACCGAGCGGCGAGAACGGCACCAGGCCGATGCCGAGTTCACTGAGCAGCGGGATGATCTCCGGCTCCAGGTTGCGCTCCCACAGCGAGTACTCGCTCTGCACCGCCGTCACCGGATGCACGGCATGTGACCGGCGGATGTTGGCCGCGCCCGCCTCAGACAGGCCGAAGAACCGCACCTTGCCTTCAGCGATCAGTTCGCCAACGGTTCCAGCGACTTCCTCGGCCGGGACAGCCGGGTCGACGCGGTGCTGGTAGAGGAGGTCGATATGGTCGGTGGCGAGCCGTTTCAGCGAGCCTTCGACGGCGGATCTGATCGTCGCGGGCCGGCTGTCGCGCTCGGCGCCGACCTGCTTACCGTCTAGGAGCTTGAAGCCGAACTTGGTGGCGATCGTCTCCTGGTCGCGCTTGCCCTTCAGCGCCTGGCCAAGCAGCGCCTCATTGGTATGCGGGCCATAGACCTCGGCGGTGTCGAGGAAGGTGCAGCCGAGTTCGATGGCACGGTGCAGCGTGGCGATGGATTCGGCTTCATCGGCCGGGCCGTAGGACTGGCTCATGCCCATGCAGCCGAGGCCGATCACTGAAACCTGCAGCCCCTGGCTGCCGAGCTTGCGTGTCCTGAGGGTCATGGTGGGTCTCCGGGAGGGAAGTGGATGACGAGGACTATATAGAGCGCTCGCTCAATTCCCACAGCGGCTTGGCTGTCGACAGCATGGGGCATGACGCCCAGCGTGCCGGCAAGGCGCGCGCCGCTTTGCATCGGCATTGCGTCGTTCGTTGCGGTGCGCAGCGGCGCGATGTCGCTGTTCTCGCAATAGACGCCTCCATGCCGTCGAGGGCAGGGCTGGTCGCGCACCAGACGCTGGGGATCGGGAGGAATAACCGCTATCCGGCAGTCACCAGGGTCAGTGCGTATGTCGCGCAGGAAATTCCGATTGAAATCAACGATATGATGAGGCTGGTCCTGGCGAGCTGAATGGCGCGCGGGTAGCGACCACGCGTCGCGAGGAAGAACAGCCCGCAGATTGCGCCGAATAGAATGAACAGCGTCGCTGCGACTGCCGATCCAAACAGGGCTGCAAACCATAATATTATGGCAATTGCGCCGACCAGTCCAAATGCCATGTTCTGCAAGAATTCCATCATCGTTCCCCCGGCTGCCCAAGAGCTGAGATCAGAAGAATAGAATGATTTTCTTCGGGGCTGGAAATCTTGTCTATTTTCTGGGCAT
This genomic interval carries:
- a CDS encoding AI-2E family transporter, which codes for MAANRRNGMASPGHGLEDILSAAGPQPRTSLPNVATIVTTVAALYFGREVFLPIAIALLLTFALAPLVSALKRVGMPRLPAVIVSVFGAFAALALFSFIVVTQVSELAQNIPVYQTNILTKIRSLKETGVGGGIIARLSGVVERVGQEIDKQDASLPAATADKPQREPLPVEIVSREKPLEVLQNIVGPLISPLGSAGLIVIVVIFMLLEREDLRDRFIRLVGYGDLHRTTEALRDAGKRVGRYLLMQLVVNIVYAIPITVGLWILGIPNALLWGLLALALRFVPYIGPAIGMLLPLFLALAVAPGWSLVLWTAALFVVMELVTGNVVEPWLYGSRTGLSPLAIIVAAIFWTWLWGPLGLVLSTPLTVCLVVLGRHVPQFEFLDVLFGNEPVLEPHARLYQRLLAGDPDEATDHAEEMLEEKYLVEFYDKVAIPALLLGERDRVRGVMGDPQRRQVAASALTLVANLDENAQEEADEEDGPIVTGEASDDGDAAGEDEADLPDGTDMSVLCAGGRGELDDAAAAMLAQVLEVQGATASKAGFADMEPSSIRGLELDMIDTVVVGFLNRDSVKHARFLVRRLKRAKAALRVGIVFWSEAGNEDKEAAAKLAQDINADFVALGMVDAVLGALSKEPPVALKLVAKRRMRRKRAAPKKVSAVAAS
- a CDS encoding class I SAM-dependent methyltransferase, giving the protein MIRIANAQENDFMFLSRRIALKFVALLGVSIGAFCASTAFAESVDPVLQSLISGPQRSQANSVRDKYRHPGEVLTFFGVKPDSAVVEILPGAGGYWTEILAPYLKQNGRYIAANGEKASPSADVQKDNAALAAKLAADPADYDKVEVTEFAADKHAIAPPGSADFVLTFRNIHNWMSAGTTADAFAAFYKALKPGGILGIEEHRGKPNEPQDPLAKSGYVRQDVAIGFAEAAGFKFVGSSEVNANPKDTKDYPAGVWTLPPTFKLGAQDHAKYAAIGESDRFILKFQKP
- a CDS encoding aldo/keto reductase; its protein translation is MTLRTRKLGSQGLQVSVIGLGCMGMSQSYGPADEAESIATLHRAIELGCTFLDTAEVYGPHTNEALLGQALKGKRDQETIATKFGFKLLDGKQVGAERDSRPATIRSAVEGSLKRLATDHIDLLYQHRVDPAVPAEEVAGTVGELIAEGKVRFFGLSEAGAANIRRSHAVHPVTAVQSEYSLWERNLEPEIIPLLSELGIGLVPFSPLGRGFLTGEVRRAEDYPEGDYRRHDPRYQGANYDANVEAAAKVRDIAVAKGAKPGQVALAWLLHKGTDFSVDIVPIPGTKRRKYLEENVAATALKLDAAEMAALDEALAPGKISGPRYPERTMATIDR